The Brachionichthys hirsutus isolate HB-005 chromosome 3, CSIRO-AGI_Bhir_v1, whole genome shotgun sequence genome has a window encoding:
- the gbp gene encoding glycogen synthase kinase binding protein, with protein MPRRQDNYLLLEQSVTVDSTDVDALVTRIGEALQLHGGSRQKAVSVSVSCLHAGGGAGGAAPAQRHGGCCMRLRGRGHRGSSRASPYSIPGSSGDRDRDRDQISAWNKKRVRVEEDEPRRLLQQLLVSGSLIQEAVRRLRPPAGPAGPSRADKPGRDCSPRPPGGLCFT; from the coding sequence ATGCCCCGACGACAGGACAACTACCTCCTCCTGGAGCAGTCCGTTACCGTCGACTCCACGGACGTGGACGCGCTGGTGACGCGGATCGGCGAGGCGCTACAGCTTCACGGCGGCAGCCGCCAGAAggccgtgtccgtgtccgtgtcgtGTCTGCACGCCGgtgggggcgcggggggggcaGCCCCGGCGCAGAGACACGGCGGCTGCTGCATGCGGCTCCGGGGCCGAGGACACCGGGGGAGCAGCCGGGCGAGCCCGTACAGCATCCCGGGATCGAGCGgcgaccgggaccgggaccgggaccaaATCAGCGCGTGGAACAAAAAGCGCGTCCGCGTGGAGGAGGACGAGCCGCgcaggctgctgcagcagctgctcgtaTCCGGGAGCCTGATCCAAGAGGCCGTGAGGAGGCTGCGGCCTCCGGCGGGGCCCGCGGGGCCCTCCCGGGCGGACAAACCGGGACGGGACTGTTCGCCCCGCCCCCCGGGCGGGCTGTGCTTTACCTGA